The following coding sequences are from one Kushneria phosphatilytica window:
- the pepN gene encoding aminopeptidase N, with translation MSEPQAIYLSDYQPPAYQVTRTELTFELDPHATRVRARLHLERHEDQGQGEALVLNGEHLTTLELAIDGQTLKDDEYRIENERLTIFRVPERFVLDTEVEIDPAANTALEGLYVSGSMFCTQCEPEGFRRITWYPDRPDVMATFETTIIGDREQLPVMLSNGNPVEWGELPDGRHFVTWQDPHPKPSYLFALVAGELEKLEDRFTTMSGREVTLQLWVEARNTDKTEWAMESLKRAMRWDEQAYGREYDLDRFMIVAVDDFNMGAMENKGLNIFNSAAVLANPATTTDAAFQRIDTIVAHEYFHNWSGNRVTCRDWFQLALKEGFTVFRDQSYTEDTQSAAVARIQNVAMLRTAQFAEDAGPTAHPVRPDHFIEISNFYTLTIYEKGAEVVRMLRNLVGPETFRRGSDRYFERFDGQAVRVEDFVATMAEVSGLDLDQFMRWYSQAGTPQLSVQGEYDATARQYHLTIAQHTPATPGQPDKQPLHIPVRMGLLGPDGASLELVVNGESHGTDTVLALQQERQSWTFEQLDVAPVPSLLRGFSAPVQLDYNWSRDDLALLMRFDEDGFNRWDGGQRLALAALEDMMVAWRANESMKLDGRLIEAWRGLLNSPTDDRAVLAEMLRLPTEAWIAEQQSVVDVDAIHAAREAAISQLADNLYVDFERTYHANQLDAPYAPTPEQIAARSLKNVALGYMVATGEREPLMLAQAQFEADHNMTDVRAALTLLAHSDASELGDPAIRAFGERWAHDPLVMDQWFATQVTRPQQDVMERLKFLMEHQAFSLKNPNRVRALIGTFVNSNRVNFHRIDGEGYRLLADVVIELNQLNPEIAARMVTPLTRFRRFDEQRQRLMRAELERIRQEPLSRNLYEVVAKALAD, from the coding sequence CCACAGGCGATTTACCTTAGTGATTACCAGCCACCGGCCTACCAGGTGACGCGCACCGAGCTGACCTTTGAGCTCGATCCTCACGCCACCCGGGTCAGGGCGCGACTGCATCTGGAGCGACATGAAGATCAGGGACAGGGTGAGGCCCTGGTGCTCAACGGTGAGCATCTCACCACACTTGAGCTGGCCATTGATGGTCAGACCCTGAAGGATGATGAATATCGTATCGAAAACGAGCGGTTGACGATCTTTCGGGTACCCGAGCGTTTCGTACTGGATACCGAAGTGGAAATCGATCCGGCGGCCAATACTGCGCTGGAAGGGCTCTATGTCTCGGGCTCGATGTTTTGTACCCAGTGCGAACCGGAGGGTTTTCGTCGAATTACCTGGTATCCGGATCGTCCGGATGTGATGGCGACCTTCGAGACCACCATCATCGGCGATCGCGAGCAGTTGCCGGTGATGCTTTCCAACGGTAATCCGGTGGAGTGGGGCGAGCTACCGGACGGACGCCACTTTGTTACCTGGCAGGACCCGCATCCCAAGCCCTCCTATCTTTTTGCACTGGTCGCCGGTGAACTGGAGAAACTCGAGGATCGCTTTACCACCATGAGCGGTCGTGAAGTGACTCTGCAACTCTGGGTAGAGGCGCGCAATACTGACAAGACCGAGTGGGCGATGGAGTCGCTCAAGCGTGCCATGCGCTGGGATGAGCAGGCTTATGGACGCGAATATGATCTCGACCGCTTCATGATCGTGGCAGTGGATGATTTCAACATGGGGGCGATGGAGAACAAGGGGCTGAACATCTTCAACAGTGCCGCTGTGCTCGCCAATCCTGCCACCACGACCGATGCAGCCTTTCAGCGTATCGATACCATCGTTGCACACGAATACTTCCATAACTGGTCAGGCAACCGGGTGACCTGTCGCGACTGGTTTCAGTTGGCGCTCAAGGAAGGGTTCACCGTCTTCCGTGACCAGAGTTATACCGAGGACACCCAGTCTGCGGCAGTGGCCCGTATTCAGAATGTGGCGATGCTGCGAACTGCCCAGTTCGCCGAAGACGCCGGTCCCACCGCACACCCGGTGCGCCCGGATCATTTTATCGAGATTTCCAACTTCTACACCCTCACGATCTACGAGAAGGGTGCGGAAGTGGTGCGGATGCTGCGTAACCTGGTCGGACCGGAAACCTTCCGGCGTGGCAGCGATCGCTATTTCGAACGCTTCGATGGCCAGGCAGTCCGGGTCGAGGATTTTGTTGCCACGATGGCCGAAGTCTCCGGACTCGATCTCGATCAGTTCATGCGCTGGTACAGCCAGGCGGGTACGCCGCAACTGAGCGTGCAGGGCGAGTATGATGCGACAGCACGTCAGTATCATCTGACGATTGCACAGCATACGCCGGCCACACCCGGCCAGCCGGACAAGCAACCCCTCCATATTCCGGTGAGGATGGGGCTGCTTGGACCTGATGGGGCATCACTCGAGCTGGTTGTGAATGGCGAGTCGCATGGGACGGACACCGTGTTGGCACTGCAGCAGGAGCGTCAGAGCTGGACCTTCGAGCAGCTTGATGTGGCGCCTGTGCCCTCTCTGCTGCGCGGCTTCTCGGCGCCGGTGCAGCTCGATTACAACTGGTCGCGGGACGATCTGGCGCTGCTGATGCGCTTCGATGAGGATGGCTTTAACCGCTGGGATGGCGGCCAGCGGCTGGCACTGGCGGCGCTCGAGGACATGATGGTGGCGTGGCGTGCCAACGAATCCATGAAACTCGATGGCCGGCTGATCGAGGCCTGGCGTGGCTTGCTCAATTCACCGACCGATGATCGGGCAGTGCTGGCGGAGATGCTGCGCCTGCCCACCGAAGCGTGGATTGCCGAGCAGCAATCGGTCGTGGATGTCGACGCCATTCACGCGGCGCGAGAAGCGGCCATCAGCCAGCTGGCAGATAACCTCTATGTCGACTTTGAGCGTACCTATCACGCCAATCAGCTTGATGCGCCCTATGCACCGACGCCCGAGCAGATTGCGGCGCGCAGTCTGAAAAATGTAGCGCTGGGTTATATGGTGGCGACCGGCGAGCGCGAGCCGTTAATGCTGGCTCAGGCGCAGTTCGAGGCCGATCACAACATGACCGATGTGCGGGCGGCACTGACTCTGCTGGCTCACTCCGATGCCAGTGAGCTGGGCGATCCGGCGATTCGAGCCTTTGGTGAGCGCTGGGCGCATGACCCACTGGTGATGGATCAATGGTTCGCTACTCAGGTTACGCGGCCACAGCAGGATGTCATGGAACGGCTGAAGTTTTTGATGGAACACCAGGCATTCTCGCTGAAAAATCCCAATCGGGTCCGTGCCCTGATCGGCACATTCGTCAACAGCAACCGTGTCAATTTCCATCGCATCGATGGCGAAGGCTACCGGCTGCTGGCCGATGTGGTCATCGAGCTCAATCAGCTCAACCCGGAAATTGCCGCGCGCATGGTGACGCCGCTGACCCGGTTCCGGCGCTTTGACGAACAGCGTCAGCGGCTGATGCGCGCCGAGCTTGAGCGCATTCGTCAGGAGCCTCTGTCACGCAATCTCTATGAAGTGGTGGCGAAAGCGCTGGCCGACTGA
- a CDS encoding Lrp/AsnC family transcriptional regulator: MTSDEQPVALDRLDRRILEELQLDGRLSNQALAERVGLSPSPCLRRVRALEQANVITGYRALVDARKLGYRLMALLHISMDRHTPERFANFEAKVAALPEVQECLMTTGQEVDYQLKITVEDMDDYQRLLLEHITPIKGVSGVHSNFVLRQVFGDRGAPVSQIHRLRSSGPGRRS, encoded by the coding sequence ATGACATCAGATGAACAACCCGTTGCGCTGGACCGCCTCGATCGTCGCATCCTCGAAGAGCTGCAGCTCGATGGCCGGCTCAGCAATCAGGCGCTCGCCGAACGAGTCGGTCTCTCCCCCTCTCCCTGTCTTCGACGAGTGCGCGCACTTGAGCAGGCAAACGTGATTACCGGTTATCGGGCGCTGGTGGATGCTCGCAAACTGGGCTATCGCCTGATGGCGCTACTGCATATCTCGATGGATCGTCATACACCAGAGCGTTTTGCCAACTTCGAAGCAAAGGTGGCGGCGCTTCCGGAGGTGCAGGAATGTCTGATGACGACCGGTCAGGAGGTCGATTATCAGCTCAAGATCACTGTCGAGGACATGGATGATTATCAGCGTCTGCTGCTTGAACACATCACCCCGATCAAAGGCGTTTCAGGCGTGCATTCCAATTTCGTCCTGCGTCAGGTATTTGGCGACCGTGGGGCGCCGGTCAGTCAGATTCATCGACTGCGCTCATCCGGTCCGGGACGGCGTAGCTGA
- a CDS encoding invasion associated locus B family protein: MLKSFGLQRRLLVLLIALCLSPTALAASQTSDEANIRQFQNWEVRCPNTGGSADRCTMTQEVNNPDNNKPLMRVVVAYPPQIDGPVMVFLLPLGVRLAPGLQLSIDDSQGPSFPYQICRQQGCRADLPLQPELLQQLRAGHRATLSLIGPDGQRRDLAISLMGFTSASQAIAP; encoded by the coding sequence ATGCTGAAAAGTTTTGGTCTGCAACGCAGACTCCTTGTACTGCTTATCGCACTGTGCCTGTCACCGACGGCACTGGCGGCGTCTCAGACAAGCGATGAAGCCAACATCCGACAGTTTCAGAACTGGGAAGTCCGCTGCCCGAATACCGGCGGCTCTGCGGATCGCTGCACCATGACCCAGGAGGTCAATAACCCTGACAACAACAAGCCATTGATGCGCGTGGTGGTGGCCTACCCGCCGCAGATCGACGGCCCGGTCATGGTTTTCCTGCTGCCTCTGGGCGTGCGTCTGGCACCCGGCCTGCAACTGAGCATCGATGACAGTCAGGGCCCCTCCTTCCCCTATCAGATCTGCAGACAACAGGGATGTCGTGCCGACCTGCCACTGCAGCCCGAGCTACTGCAGCAATTGCGCGCTGGCCACCGGGCCACGCTGAGTCTGATCGGCCCCGACGGCCAACGACGGGATCTGGCCATCTCCCTGATGGGCTTCACCAGTGCCAGTCAGGCCATCGCTCCCTGA